The following coding sequences lie in one bacterium genomic window:
- a CDS encoding mechanosensitive ion channel, which translates to MQPNSLSNLTNLVTTSKIFTMVIILVGTILFLYVLNLVLIFLARKFSRYRLLILGFYPIMRLATWVGAIAFVIVDVFKPPMNTVLALSASVGLAVGLGAQDLIRNIIAGIILLMERPFRVGDMIKVGEDYGEVVNIGLRSVAIYTFDDSVVTLPNAMVLNMAVSNSNSGDLFEMVVVKINLPAGVDIDRVKVLARQAATSSPYVYLKKPVLVLVEDVFQERLVTRFRIKAYVLDVRYERLLASDILERVKKAVIREGVVTQQDFLTFLDAGVTS; encoded by the coding sequence ATGCAGCCGAACAGCCTTTCGAACCTGACCAACCTGGTCACCACCAGCAAGATCTTCACTATGGTCATCATCCTCGTTGGGACGATCCTTTTCCTCTACGTCCTGAACCTGGTCTTAATATTCCTGGCTCGGAAGTTCAGCCGGTATCGCCTGCTCATCCTGGGGTTCTACCCTATTATGAGGCTGGCAACATGGGTGGGAGCGATAGCTTTTGTCATCGTTGATGTATTCAAACCTCCCATGAACACAGTTCTGGCATTGTCCGCTTCGGTGGGTCTGGCCGTTGGGCTGGGGGCCCAGGACCTGATCCGCAACATTATCGCGGGGATCATCCTGCTCATGGAAAGGCCCTTTCGGGTAGGGGACATGATCAAAGTGGGGGAGGATTACGGTGAAGTAGTTAACATCGGCCTGCGGTCGGTGGCCATCTACACCTTCGATGACAGCGTTGTCACCCTTCCCAACGCCATGGTGCTCAACATGGCGGTCTCCAACTCCAACAGCGGCGACCTGTTCGAGATGGTGGTGGTAAAGATCAACCTCCCGGCGGGTGTGGATATCGATCGCGTCAAGGTCCTTGCCAGGCAGGCGGCAACTTCTTCCCCCTACGTCTACCTGAAAAAACCGGTCCTGGTGCTAGTGGAGGACGTTTTTCAGGAACGTTTGGTGACCCGTTTCAGGATCAAGGCCTATGTTCTGGACGTACGCTATGAAAGACTGCTCGCCAGCGATATCCTCGAACGCGTCAAGAAGGCCGTTATCAGGGAAGGCGTCGTCACCCAGCAGGACTTCCTGACGTTTCTGGATGCAGGTGTGACGAGTTGA
- a CDS encoding ATP-binding protein: MKNKSDKKTETAAENLKKKFQQRADAHIFLGLADEQSRVDQFLKELDTAFKVAEEDVLQRITKVLADVGEVMEETASRLDECRETIKGALEKTCDPWPPDQKALRDLAYQVEAQLKFLHVMVRARTDKYLDRLSPHSGFMPGLLQIFADRYGESVKDLPRIIYRINPRDLNLAPLQGRSVAQAESRSLLDYVCRGKFFPLCLLRFYLWALRSRWRYRIRRVPLQEIANRCLPTRYKLAGHPIVLKWDDVHARPESQLADLWRGIRYNLENTIKDLNARAAGMEASPENGEGTDGLKEMLDGLDVLLENLFSRSAEVLPELESQVRENLQSILPRLEEGHNDLKAVVLSDVSKSQNLEARFLLFQQDAFSLAGGVFTRLAGILLLRMRKRVHSAEALKDRWQTLQGWVFRFLGVPRAVVEDMLKYSDLPSTAEADAFIESLPPVYRGLFSLGPLQSREFLVGRDKELETLGQLVKRWEQDLLCSVAVVGPAGSGKMSLLNCLENECDSTITVKRLEMTRRLRTEEDILKLFAEWFQREKDFGSVTELMNYLRKQPRAVLIVEGGHNLVLRTGGAADCGIFSHHPSPDP, from the coding sequence ATGAAAAATAAGAGCGATAAAAAAACCGAAACGGCTGCTGAAAACCTGAAAAAAAAGTTCCAGCAGCGGGCCGACGCCCACATCTTCCTGGGACTAGCGGATGAGCAGTCGAGGGTAGACCAGTTTCTCAAGGAGCTGGACACGGCTTTCAAGGTCGCGGAGGAGGATGTGCTCCAGCGCATTACCAAGGTCCTGGCGGACGTGGGCGAGGTCATGGAGGAAACGGCCAGCCGTCTGGATGAATGCCGGGAGACGATCAAGGGAGCCCTGGAGAAAACCTGCGACCCATGGCCCCCCGACCAGAAGGCGCTGCGGGATCTGGCTTACCAGGTGGAGGCTCAACTGAAGTTCCTGCATGTGATGGTCCGGGCCCGTACAGATAAATATCTCGACCGGTTGTCCCCTCATAGTGGTTTTATGCCCGGTCTCCTGCAGATCTTTGCCGACCGGTACGGTGAATCGGTGAAGGACCTCCCCCGGATAATTTACCGCATCAATCCAAGGGACCTCAACCTGGCTCCCCTTCAGGGCCGCAGCGTGGCTCAGGCAGAGAGCCGATCCCTCCTTGATTACGTCTGCAGAGGAAAGTTCTTTCCCCTTTGCCTGTTGAGGTTTTACCTCTGGGCTCTCCGGAGCCGATGGCGCTACCGGATACGGCGGGTCCCTTTGCAGGAAATTGCCAACCGCTGCCTGCCGACCCGTTACAAGCTGGCCGGGCATCCCATTGTCCTGAAATGGGACGATGTCCACGCCAGGCCGGAATCCCAGTTAGCCGACCTATGGCGAGGGATACGGTACAACCTGGAAAACACCATCAAGGACCTGAACGCAAGAGCCGCCGGCATGGAGGCTTCACCGGAAAATGGAGAGGGCACGGACGGCCTCAAGGAGATGCTGGACGGACTCGATGTGCTTCTGGAAAACCTGTTCTCAAGATCGGCGGAGGTTTTGCCGGAACTGGAATCCCAGGTCCGGGAGAACCTCCAGTCCATTCTGCCCCGTCTCGAGGAAGGCCATAATGACCTGAAAGCTGTCGTTCTCAGTGATGTATCCAAATCCCAGAATCTCGAGGCCCGATTCCTGCTGTTTCAGCAAGACGCTTTCTCCCTTGCTGGTGGTGTCTTCACGAGGTTGGCGGGCATCTTACTGCTCCGGATGCGGAAAAGGGTACATTCAGCTGAGGCCCTGAAGGATCGCTGGCAAACCCTCCAGGGCTGGGTCTTTCGTTTCCTGGGAGTCCCCCGCGCTGTGGTGGAAGACATGCTCAAGTATTCCGATCTGCCGTCCACAGCCGAGGCAGACGCTTTTATCGAGAGCTTGCCGCCAGTCTACCGCGGCCTGTTTTCTCTTGGTCCTCTCCAGTCCAGGGAGTTCCTGGTGGGCCGGGATAAGGAACTCGAGACCCTTGGCCAGCTTGTTAAGCGGTGGGAGCAGGACCTCCTGTGCAGCGTAGCTGTGGTAGGCCCGGCGGGAAGCGGCAAGATGTCCCTGCTAAACTGCCTTGAGAACGAATGCGATTCCACCATCACCGTCAAACGGTTGGAAATGACCCGACGCCTGCGCACCGAGGAGGATATACTTAAACTGTTTGCGGAGTGGTTCCAAAGAGAGAAGGACTTTGGCAGCGTGACGGAACTAATGAACTATCTGCGCAAACAGCCTCGTGCAGTTCTCATCGTGGAGGGGGGCCACAACCTGGTGCTGAGAACAGGGGGGGCAGCGGACTGTGGAATTTTTTCTCACCATCCTTCTCCAGACCCGTGA
- a CDS encoding mechanosensitive ion channel, producing the protein MEKFNTLWQAHPKVQTLVWVAVVALVVMLLVKVLQHILVGRIKETETRYRMRKFVSFFAYLIIILYALSAFSDKLQGFAVALGVAGAGIAFALQEVIASVAGWVSLSFGHSLKTCDRVMVGGLRGDVIDVGVLRTTLMELGDWVNADQYNGRIVRVSNSLVFREPVFNYSSDFPFLWDEITVHIRHGSDLLEAGRILERVTQEVVGGYIPEASQYWGQMVNKYYIDKASVEPAVTMTANENWVTFAVRYVVDYKMRRSTKNLLFKSILKEISDSGERVSLAVSSIELSAAPYFDVRILDRDPDEK; encoded by the coding sequence TTGGAAAAATTTAACACTCTTTGGCAGGCCCACCCCAAGGTCCAGACTCTGGTCTGGGTGGCTGTTGTTGCACTCGTCGTCATGCTCCTTGTCAAGGTTTTACAGCACATCCTGGTAGGGCGGATAAAGGAAACCGAAACCCGTTACAGGATGCGCAAGTTCGTTTCCTTTTTTGCCTACCTTATCATAATCCTCTATGCCCTCTCCGCCTTCAGCGACAAACTGCAGGGGTTCGCCGTGGCCCTGGGCGTGGCAGGTGCAGGGATCGCCTTCGCTCTCCAGGAGGTAATCGCCAGCGTTGCGGGGTGGGTGTCCCTCTCTTTCGGCCACAGCCTCAAGACCTGCGACCGGGTGATGGTGGGGGGGCTCCGCGGCGATGTCATCGATGTAGGGGTCCTGCGCACCACGCTCATGGAACTGGGGGACTGGGTCAACGCGGACCAGTACAACGGGCGTATCGTTCGTGTTTCCAACAGTCTCGTCTTCAGGGAACCCGTCTTCAACTACTCGAGTGACTTCCCTTTTCTCTGGGACGAGATCACGGTCCACATCCGACACGGCAGCGATCTGCTCGAAGCCGGCCGGATCCTGGAGCGGGTGACGCAGGAGGTTGTGGGGGGATACATTCCGGAGGCATCCCAATACTGGGGTCAGATGGTGAACAAGTACTACATCGATAAGGCGAGTGTGGAGCCTGCCGTAACCATGACCGCCAACGAGAACTGGGTTACCTTCGCTGTCAGGTATGTGGTGGATTACAAAATGCGGCGCAGTACCAAGAACCTCCTTTTCAAGAGCATCCTCAAGGAGATCAGCGACAGTGGAGAGCGAGTGAGTCTGGCAGTGTCATCCATTGAACTTTCAGCGGCACCCTATTTCGACGTCAGGATCCTGGACCGCGACCCCGATGAAAAATAA
- a CDS encoding YeeE/YedE thiosulfate transporter family protein has translation MRTDKLPLFWGLLFGIIFGFLLQKGGVTKYDVIIGQLLLEDFTVVKIMLTAVVTGAVGLHLMKGLGLVQLKPKSGSWGKNAIGGLIFGLGFAVLGYCPGTIAGATGNGYLDAIVGGLSGIIIGSGLLAAVYPRLKDGVLKKGFFGDMTLPQLLKVNDWVVIVPLSIILVVAMYLMERAGV, from the coding sequence ATGAGAACGGATAAATTACCACTGTTCTGGGGTTTACTCTTTGGCATCATATTCGGTTTCCTCCTTCAAAAAGGCGGCGTGACCAAATATGACGTGATCATCGGCCAGCTCCTTCTGGAGGATTTCACGGTCGTGAAGATCATGCTGACCGCAGTTGTGACAGGCGCGGTTGGTCTCCATCTGATGAAAGGCCTGGGATTGGTTCAATTGAAGCCAAAGTCAGGTTCCTGGGGCAAAAATGCCATAGGTGGGTTGATCTTCGGTCTGGGGTTTGCCGTGCTCGGGTACTGCCCGGGAACCATCGCGGGAGCCACGGGCAACGGATATCTGGATGCTATTGTCGGAGGTCTGTCCGGGATAATCATCGGCTCTGGACTCCTGGCTGCCGTTTACCCCAGGCTGAAGGACGGGGTCCTGAAAAAAGGTTTTTTTGGAGACATGACTTTGCCGCAGCTTCTGAAAGTCAATGACTGGGTGGTGATCGTGCCCCTGTCCATCATCCTGGTCGTCGCCATGTATCTCATGGAGCGAGCGGGGGTATGA
- a CDS encoding YeeE/YedE thiosulfate transporter family protein, with protein MNWLTEVRWSPYVVGIGIGVLSWFTFLISGNALGCSTSFARSAGMMEKLFRGKKVESKLYYQEIEPIVDWQWMLVAGMVIGALISSLLSGDFQWQWIPPRWEAAFGANRLIRIVVALLGGILLGFGSRWADGCTSGHGISGTMQLAISSWISAICFFIGGVLAALFIFKVLV; from the coding sequence ATGAACTGGTTAACGGAAGTCAGGTGGTCGCCTTATGTCGTTGGTATCGGCATCGGTGTCCTGAGCTGGTTCACCTTCCTCATATCCGGTAACGCTCTGGGCTGCTCCACTTCCTTTGCCCGTTCCGCCGGAATGATGGAAAAACTGTTCCGGGGCAAGAAGGTGGAATCCAAACTTTACTATCAGGAAATCGAGCCCATTGTGGACTGGCAGTGGATGCTGGTCGCCGGCATGGTCATCGGCGCGCTCATCTCTTCGCTGCTTTCCGGTGATTTCCAGTGGCAGTGGATCCCCCCGCGGTGGGAGGCTGCATTCGGTGCCAACCGGCTCATCCGGATCGTGGTTGCCCTGCTCGGAGGCATTCTCCTCGGCTTCGGCTCTCGGTGGGCCGACGGCTGCACCAGCGGACACGGCATCAGCGGTACGATGCAGCTCGCGATATCGAGCTGGATCTCGGCGATCTGTTTTTTTATCGGCGGTGTTCTGGCAGCGCTGTTTATTTTCAAGGTCCTGGTTTGA
- a CDS encoding SLC13 family permease yields the protein MTVEITIVLAILGVTIVLLALDVLRMDVVAILCMLALGWTGILKSLESLSGFSSNAVIAMMAVMVMGRGMEKTGIVDRFSRAILNVTGNSSLKITGLVSAAVGLMSSVIQNVGAAALFLPAVLSISRREKIPASKLIMPIGFAAILGGTLTMVGSGPLILINDFLGNAGLEPYGLFAVTPVGLVLLAAGIAFFLFIGKYVLPDSPSTDDRISAQKGLIEAWNLPFSTWHYKIPEGSTMVGKTPEETGIWDRYHLNILGISKGKTVEYAPWRQTRFEVHHELALLGEEGNVRQFAADFGLSYMEPLGKFEKLNDPDSAGFAEVIIPPRSSLVGETIRKFGLRKRYAVEPVVLFHQGENIRGDFSDMPITPGDTFIVHGLWDNIIELKTDKDFVLATPVSADKRDQSKAWVATICFVLAIGLALAGFPISTAFLSGAIVMVLTRVLRMEDAYQVIDWKVVFFLAGLIPMGIAMQKTGTAAFLADGIMGAVYGGHPLLLLFAVAGMSTVFSLFMSNVASTVILAPLVISMARIAGIDPRPLVLLVAVCAANSFILPTHQVNAMLKTPGGYRNADYLKAGGGMTLIFLAVVVPMFYFFYL from the coding sequence ATGACCGTTGAGATCACTATTGTTCTGGCTATCCTCGGCGTCACTATCGTTCTGCTGGCATTGGATGTGCTCAGGATGGATGTTGTCGCCATCCTCTGCATGCTGGCATTGGGATGGACGGGGATACTGAAATCCCTGGAGTCGCTGTCCGGATTTTCCAGCAACGCGGTGATCGCCATGATGGCAGTGATGGTAATGGGAAGGGGTATGGAAAAGACCGGTATTGTCGATCGTTTTTCCCGTGCGATCCTCAATGTTACCGGGAACAGCAGTTTGAAAATTACCGGCCTGGTGTCGGCGGCCGTCGGATTGATGTCGTCCGTTATTCAGAACGTCGGTGCGGCGGCACTCTTTCTGCCGGCAGTGTTGAGCATTTCGCGCAGGGAGAAAATACCAGCGTCAAAATTGATCATGCCCATCGGGTTTGCCGCTATCCTGGGGGGCACCCTGACCATGGTTGGCTCGGGCCCCCTCATCCTGATCAACGATTTTCTGGGCAATGCCGGTCTTGAGCCCTATGGCCTTTTCGCCGTTACTCCGGTAGGCCTGGTCCTGCTGGCTGCCGGCATTGCGTTCTTTCTCTTTATCGGTAAATATGTCCTGCCTGATTCACCATCAACAGATGACCGCATATCCGCACAAAAGGGACTGATCGAAGCCTGGAACCTGCCTTTTTCCACCTGGCATTACAAAATCCCCGAGGGGAGCACGATGGTCGGCAAGACACCCGAAGAAACGGGTATCTGGGATCGATATCATCTCAATATACTGGGTATTTCCAAGGGAAAAACGGTGGAGTATGCGCCCTGGCGGCAAACAAGGTTCGAGGTTCATCATGAACTTGCCTTGCTGGGGGAGGAAGGTAACGTTCGGCAATTCGCAGCGGATTTCGGGCTGTCTTATATGGAACCGCTGGGGAAATTTGAAAAACTGAACGATCCTGACAGCGCCGGTTTTGCGGAGGTCATCATCCCGCCGCGTTCGAGCCTGGTGGGCGAAACCATTCGGAAGTTTGGACTGCGCAAACGCTACGCCGTTGAACCTGTGGTCCTGTTTCATCAGGGAGAAAATATCCGGGGTGACTTTTCGGACATGCCCATAACCCCAGGTGATACATTCATCGTGCACGGGCTGTGGGACAACATCATTGAACTGAAAACAGACAAGGATTTTGTGCTGGCAACCCCGGTTTCGGCCGACAAACGTGACCAGTCCAAGGCGTGGGTCGCGACGATCTGTTTTGTCCTGGCCATCGGCCTGGCCCTTGCCGGGTTTCCCATTTCCACGGCATTCCTTTCCGGAGCCATTGTTATGGTATTGACCCGGGTGCTGCGTATGGAAGATGCTTACCAGGTCATCGACTGGAAAGTGGTATTTTTCCTCGCCGGCCTCATTCCCATGGGTATCGCCATGCAGAAAACGGGCACCGCCGCGTTCCTGGCCGATGGGATCATGGGAGCCGTTTACGGAGGACATCCCCTGCTTCTGCTTTTCGCCGTTGCGGGCATGTCCACGGTTTTTTCCCTCTTCATGTCCAATGTAGCATCCACCGTTATCCTGGCGCCTCTTGTGATCAGCATGGCACGGATCGCCGGGATTGATCCCCGGCCCCTGGTGCTGCTGGTGGCGGTGTGCGCCGCCAATTCCTTTATTTTACCCACACACCAGGTCAACGCCATGCTTAAGACGCCGGGAGGGTACCGGAATGCCGACTATTTAAAAGCGGGAGGGGGTATGACGCTGATTTTTCTGGCGGTCGTCGTCCCCATGTTTTATTTCTTCTATCTGTGA
- a CDS encoding MBL fold metallo-hydrolase encodes MHITFYGGVREVTGSMHMLTTDSDRILLDCGMFQGRRKETEAKNRTLPFDPRILTNIVLSHAHIDHSGRIPLVTNRNFNGRVICTQVTAAACEYLLLDSAHIQESDARYLNYKAVRSLLHQTKTSALTHRVSARAAKKIKKMLKKNRNDLNMDAISEQMDRYNMEPIAPLYSMEDAEKSLSYFDGYPYRQAVNIGKNIQCTFYDAGHILGSAITIIEARENGRSYTVCYTGDLGRFGKPILKDPTLTFQDNRMDVDLLVMESTYGNRFHDPVSSTKNELKQVLVESVGRGGTLIIPAFAYGRTQELIYRLHELYDEGEVPRVPIYIDSPLATKLTKVFGEHPEVYDRETHKVFLEEGENPFRFSQVKFISSVEESMALNRDETPHIVISASGMCEGGRILHHLRHKIHNPKHTILIIGFMAEHTLGRRILEMGTRDLASQKSGEPPMVRILGKEYPLKARVVELGGFSAHADQTEMLRFLKESNLNIRKIAAVHGEEQQTLAFVQFLKGEGFNVIAPRAGETLHIK; translated from the coding sequence ATGCATATCACATTTTACGGCGGTGTGAGAGAAGTGACCGGCTCCATGCATATGCTTACCACCGATTCTGACCGCATCCTTTTAGACTGCGGCATGTTTCAGGGACGACGCAAGGAGACCGAAGCCAAAAACAGGACTCTGCCTTTCGACCCCCGTATCCTGACCAACATCGTGTTGTCCCACGCACACATCGACCATTCAGGCCGGATTCCTCTGGTTACAAACCGGAATTTCAACGGCAGGGTCATCTGCACCCAAGTCACGGCCGCAGCCTGCGAGTACCTGCTCCTCGATTCGGCCCACATCCAGGAATCCGATGCCCGATATCTGAATTACAAGGCTGTCCGCTCCCTTCTCCACCAGACGAAGACTTCCGCACTGACTCATCGGGTCTCGGCAAGGGCTGCAAAAAAAATAAAGAAAATGCTGAAAAAAAACCGCAACGACTTGAACATGGATGCCATTAGCGAGCAGATGGACCGGTATAACATGGAACCTATTGCGCCCCTTTATTCCATGGAGGATGCTGAAAAATCCCTTTCCTATTTTGACGGTTATCCCTACCGCCAGGCCGTTAACATAGGAAAGAACATCCAATGCACCTTTTATGATGCCGGCCATATTCTGGGTTCGGCCATCACAATAATTGAGGCCCGGGAAAACGGGCGTTCCTACACAGTATGCTATACGGGCGACCTTGGTCGTTTCGGAAAACCGATCCTTAAAGACCCCACCCTGACGTTTCAGGACAACCGGATGGATGTGGACCTTCTCGTCATGGAGAGCACCTATGGAAACCGGTTCCACGATCCGGTTTCCAGCACGAAAAACGAACTCAAACAGGTCCTGGTCGAATCGGTGGGGCGGGGCGGCACCCTGATCATCCCGGCCTTTGCCTACGGCAGGACCCAGGAGCTGATCTACCGGCTCCACGAATTATATGACGAGGGAGAGGTTCCCCGGGTTCCCATCTACATCGACAGCCCGCTGGCAACAAAACTGACCAAGGTTTTCGGAGAGCACCCGGAAGTCTACGACCGGGAGACCCACAAGGTGTTTCTTGAGGAGGGGGAAAACCCCTTCCGGTTCTCTCAGGTCAAATTCATCTCCTCGGTTGAGGAATCCATGGCGCTGAATCGTGATGAAACACCACATATCGTGATCTCGGCCTCCGGTATGTGTGAAGGCGGGAGGATCCTGCACCATCTCCGGCACAAGATCCACAACCCGAAACATACCATCCTCATCATCGGTTTCATGGCTGAGCACACCCTGGGCCGCCGCATCCTCGAAATGGGCACCCGGGACCTGGCTTCCCAAAAATCGGGCGAGCCGCCAATGGTCAGGATCCTGGGAAAGGAGTACCCCCTGAAGGCAAGGGTGGTTGAACTTGGCGGCTTCAGCGCCCATGCCGATCAAACCGAGATGCTGCGATTCCTGAAGGAGTCCAACCTGAACATCAGGAAGATCGCCGCTGTCCACGGCGAAGAGCAGCAGACACTGGCCTTCGTCCAATTCCTGAAAGGGGAAGGGTTCAATGTCATCGCCCCGCGCGCCGGAGAAACGTTGCATATCAAATGA
- a CDS encoding PQQ-binding-like beta-propeller repeat protein yields MEKSLRKLGLVAEDAPRTILDSMQAKAVDSSTGKILWKYSPEGWAITYYDLVAAFSDLVLLREDDQRDGLTTLAAMNAETGKQQWYVQYINKKRSFQFLPVPAADTILVLEMEKKKVNMTALTLMGGKERKKQTFKVQKGGHPTPPLVTPRNVWSFYGHAMRLDPASGAVLWQRKDIVPDNLAPPPKLEMNKLYIIDKEKTLHFLNPETGESILTAPLDEKSRYTNIYPAGDTLYLRGQDEGGSWFLAKHDPKSGQALWKYSSTQATVSNLIEDGDRL; encoded by the coding sequence GTGGAGAAGTCGCTGAGAAAACTTGGTCTTGTCGCCGAGGACGCACCGCGTACGATCCTGGATAGCATGCAGGCCAAAGCGGTGGACAGCAGCACCGGCAAGATCCTCTGGAAATACTCACCGGAGGGGTGGGCCATCACTTACTATGACCTTGTTGCAGCCTTTTCAGACTTGGTTCTGCTTCGAGAAGACGATCAGCGAGATGGCCTTACTACCCTGGCGGCCATGAATGCTGAGACCGGTAAACAGCAATGGTATGTGCAGTATATAAACAAGAAGCGGTCCTTCCAATTCCTCCCGGTCCCCGCGGCTGATACGATCCTGGTCCTGGAAATGGAGAAAAAGAAAGTGAACATGACCGCTCTCACACTCATGGGCGGTAAGGAGAGGAAAAAGCAGACGTTCAAGGTCCAGAAGGGAGGGCACCCCACACCGCCCCTGGTCACACCGCGGAATGTGTGGAGCTTCTATGGTCACGCCATGCGCCTTGACCCGGCCTCAGGAGCGGTTCTGTGGCAAAGAAAGGACATCGTACCCGACAATCTTGCCCCCCCTCCGAAGCTGGAAATGAACAAACTCTACATCATCGACAAGGAGAAAACGCTGCATTTCCTCAATCCTGAGACGGGTGAATCGATCCTCACAGCTCCTTTAGACGAAAAATCCCGATACACAAACATCTACCCTGCCGGGGACACCCTTTATCTCCGCGGCCAGGATGAGGGCGGCAGCTGGTTCCTGGCCAAACATGACCCGAAGAGCGGCCAGGCCCTATGGAAGTACAGCAGCACCCAGGCCACGGTGAGCAATCTCATAGAAGACGGCGATCGCCTTTAG